Proteins encoded by one window of Sorex araneus isolate mSorAra2 chromosome 3, mSorAra2.pri, whole genome shotgun sequence:
- the CACNG1 gene encoding voltage-dependent calcium channel gamma-1 subunit has protein sequence MSRASTLTVHGTLFCVLAGVVLALVAVATDHWAELSHHATCQATHFGLWRVCTKPLAGGDREPRSCGSTGWPGEGNCSYFRHLNPSQSSESFQVTAQKDYSISAAAMSIFSLGFAVLGTICVFLSFRKRRDYLLRPASMFYVFAGLCIFVSVEVMRQLVTRAAGRVDAAGTRIPYGYSWSFACACASCVLLALGGLALLLASLPRLPRDPWESCMDAELQR, from the exons ATGTCCCGGGCGAGCACGCTCACGGTGCACGGGACCCTCTTCTGCGTCCTGGCAGGTGTCGTGCTGGCCCTGGTGGCTGTGGCCACTGACCACTGGGCCGAGCTGAGCCACCATGCCACCTGCCAGGCCACCCACTTTGGCCTCTGGCGGGTTTGCACCAAGCCCCTCGCAGGGGGCGACCGTGAGCCCCGAAGCTGCGGATCCACCGGCTGGCCTGGGG AGGGAAACTGCTCCTACTTCAGGCACTTGAACCCCAGCCAGAGCTCGGAGAGCTTCCAGGTCACGGCTCAGAAAG ATTACAGCATCTCTGCGGCCGCCATGTCCATCTTCAGCCTGGGCTTTGCGGTCCTGGGGACCATCTGCGTGTTCCTGTCCTTCAGGAAGAGGCGGGACTATCTGCTCAGGCCTGCATCCATGTTCTACGTGTTTGCAG GTCTCTGCATCTTCGTCTCGGTGGAGGTGATGCGGCAGTTGGTGACGCGCGCGGCCGGCCGTGTGGACGCTGCCGGGACCCGGATCCCCTACGGCTACTCCTGGTCCTTCGCCTGCGCCTGCGCCTCCTgcgtcctcctggccctgggcggCCTGGCGCTCCTGCTCGCCTCCCTGCCGCGCCTGCCCCGCGACCCCTGGGAGTCCTGCATGGACGCCGAGCTCCAGCGCTAG